Below is a window of Lentisphaera araneosa HTCC2155 DNA.
CACCTATAAAACTACTACTTAGTCTTATGACGATTCTTACGGCTCTGCTTGCGACGTTTGTGCTTCGCAATTTTTGAGCGTCTTTTTTTACGGAGGTTACCCATGTGAAAACTCTTTTATTTTTAGTTAAATCAAAGTACGGCGCCTAAAGTAGCAGGAACTTATTATTAGTCAAAGTCATTTTTTTAATTTTTGGGAGTTGCTTACTGGCAAGCCTGTGCCACCTTAGATTTATGAAAAATACGAAACAACTGGGTATAATTGCAGGGCGTGGACACTACCCCTTTTTGATTTTGCGAGAGGCGCGAAAAAATGGCGTCGACAAAATTGCTGTTGCGGCTATTCAAGGGGATGCTTCCGAAGATCTCGAACAAGAATCCGATGCGATGGCTTGGGTCTACCCAGGACAAATTAATCGAACTATCAAATTTTTTCAAAAGCAGGGCATTACTGAGGCCGTTATGGTGGGGCAAGTCAAACCCTCTCGCTTGTTTACAGGGCTCAAACCTGATTTACGCACCCTATTCATGTTGGGAAAACTCAAGGAACGCAATGCAGATACTTTATTTTCTGCCGTGTGTAATGAATTTCAAAAATCGGGTATCACAATTCTTTCTGCGATCACTTATTTAGATGAACATCTGGCCGGTGAAGGCTTGCTCAATAATGTTAAAGCAGATAAATCTCGTTTAAGAGATGCGGAATACGCTTTTTCAGTAGCCAAGGAAGTGAGCCGTATGGATATCGGTCAGTCCGTAGTAGTGAAGCGCGGAACAATTTTGGCGGTCGAAGGTTTTGAGGGCACTGACAAGGCCATCATTCGTGGTGGAGAATTGGGACGCGGAGGAGTCACGGTCTGCAAAGTGACCAAACCCGATCACGACATGCGTTTTGATGTCCCCTGTATCGGCATGCGAACCGTAGATTCCTTGATTCAAGCGAAAGCACGTACTTTAGTAGTGGAGGCGAAGCGCACGCTCTTTATAGAAAAAGAACGGGTGCTTGAAGCTTTAGACCGAGCCAAAATTTCTGTGATTGGAAAGAACGCTTAACAATTTTTAACTTGAGTGCGAAGTACTTAGTTCGCCGACTTAAGGGTCGGCTGTCTTGTCCTGATATAGGTTGTCATCTAAAATAGGAAAAACCTATGAAAGATACAATAAGATATAGTGAATCATTTAAACAAAAAGTGGTAAACGAGATCTCCAAAGGTAAATTTATAAGCTGTGGAGAAGCGAGCCAAGCTTATGGGATATCAGGCTCTTGTACAGTAAGAGCCTGGGTCAAAAAGTATGGTAGAACAGACTTATTACCAAAGGTGATTAAAGTGGAAACAGAAAATGATATTGATGAGATTAAAGCTCTTAAAAAGCATATTGCTGAGTTAGAGAAAACAGTAACCGAACTAGCGATAAGTGATGTTATGAATAAAGCTTACTTTGATATAGCTTGTGATGAGTTCGGCGTATCTGATAAAGAAGCCTTCAAAAAAAAAGTCGGTGTGAAGCGGTCAAAAGAGTCAGATCAATGAATAGCCACTTTACTGTTAAACAACTTTGTAATCACCTCCATATGAGTCGGCAAAATTTCTATAAAAATAAATCTTTAAGCACCAAAAAAGAAGTAGATAGAAAACTTGTGATCGATCTTATTAAAGAACAACGTTGCATTCAATCTGAGCTCGGAATTCGAAAGCTGCAGAATATGTTAGTAGATAACTTCAAAGAGAATTCTATACAGATAGGACGAGATCGCTTATTCGATATAGCTCGCGAAGAACGCCTATTAATCAAAAGAAAGAGGAAGTACTGTCGAACTACTGACTCTAGGCATCGTTTTAAAGTCTACAAAAATCTAATAAAGGATAAGGTGTTAACCGCACCTAACCAGGTGTGGGTTTGTGATATAACCTACATCAGAGTTGCAAAAAGCTTTGTTTATCTAGCGTTAATCACAGATGCCTTCTCTAGAAAAATTATTGCTTATAATGTGGGAGAGAGTTTAGAAGCTGTAGGATGTATCAAAGCATTAAAGATGGCTTTAAAAAGTCTCCCAAAAGGGTCATACCCCATCCATCACTCTGACCGTGGGTCTCAGTACTGCTGTCACGATTACATTGAAATCTTGACGAATAGAAATCTTCCTGTCAGTATGACTGAAGAAAACCATTGCTATGAAAATTCAAAAGCTGAAAGAGTCAACGGAATACTGAAGTATGAATATCATTTACGCGAAACATTTAAGAACTTTAAAGATGCTAAAAAAGCAATTAAGCAGGCTATTTACTTATACAATAATTGTCGCCCTCATACAGCTTTGGAATATTCATTTCCAAGTGTTGTTCATGAAACACAATGTGCATAAATATTAGTCAATTAACATAAACAAAAGTGACAACTATTTTTCAGGACTTGACAGCAGGTCCTTACGGGGAGCTCGAGGGGCAGTGCTCCCTCGTGTGCGAAGCACTAATGAAAAGAAGAAAAGGCTTATTAACTACATAGGAAAAACGATTTAGCACAAAATAAAATCCTGAGGAGGAGAGGAAATGAAAGAGGAAAAAACGACTTTTGGTCAACGCTGTATTTACGCCTTTATGGGCTTTTTTTCATCAGCATTATTATTCACCCTTATTTGTAGCGGCTGCTATGTGGTTTTCCGCATTGGTCTCGATAAGCTTCTATTTATTGGAGGAGCTTTCACTTTTGGTTTCACCCTTTGGGGTGTGCTACCAAGCGTGAGTGTACATTAATTGGCGCATAAAAGGGTTGACAGTTGCTCCTCTTTATAGGTTGTAATATAACCATTATTTTCCAAAAAGGTCTCAATGGCTTTTCTTTTTACAGTGTTTTTTGCTTTTTTGTCTGAATGATTTTGTGATTCATTCAGAAGTTTATTTTCTATTTTTTGTATAGCTGTGATGGCCTCCTGTCTTTGTTTTTGAGTTTTAATATTTATTTTTCGAAACGAACTAAAAAAGACTGAGTTCGGCTCTCGCCGTCCAAGTGATCGTTTTTCTTTACAGTTTTCTTCATGAGCTGCGAGACAGGCTAGAATTGATAAGGTTCTACAATTAATGGGACAATCATGTTTTTGAGCGATGTCGTCGATTTGCTTTTTAAGCTGATTATTACTCTGTTCAATAGATCCATTATATTTACTGTAATAAGGTGGACTGGTCAGAGCTATGACTCCGTATTCAGCAAGAACTTGATCAACATATTGATTACA
It encodes the following:
- a CDS encoding LpxI family protein, with product MKNTKQLGIIAGRGHYPFLILREARKNGVDKIAVAAIQGDASEDLEQESDAMAWVYPGQINRTIKFFQKQGITEAVMVGQVKPSRLFTGLKPDLRTLFMLGKLKERNADTLFSAVCNEFQKSGITILSAITYLDEHLAGEGLLNNVKADKSRLRDAEYAFSVAKEVSRMDIGQSVVVKRGTILAVEGFEGTDKAIIRGGELGRGGVTVCKVTKPDHDMRFDVPCIGMRTVDSLIQAKARTLVVEAKRTLFIEKERVLEALDRAKISVIGKNA
- a CDS encoding IS3 family transposase translates to MNSHFTVKQLCNHLHMSRQNFYKNKSLSTKKEVDRKLVIDLIKEQRCIQSELGIRKLQNMLVDNFKENSIQIGRDRLFDIAREERLLIKRKRKYCRTTDSRHRFKVYKNLIKDKVLTAPNQVWVCDITYIRVAKSFVYLALITDAFSRKIIAYNVGESLEAVGCIKALKMALKSLPKGSYPIHHSDRGSQYCCHDYIEILTNRNLPVSMTEENHCYENSKAERVNGILKYEYHLRETFKNFKDAKKAIKQAIYLYNNCRPHTALEYSFPSVVHETQCA
- a CDS encoding transposase; translated protein: MKDTIRYSESFKQKVVNEISKGKFISCGEASQAYGISGSCTVRAWVKKYGRTDLLPKVIKVETENDIDEIKALKKHIAELEKTVTELAISDVMNKAYFDIACDEFGVSDKEAFKKKVGVKRSKESDQ